One stretch of Mangifera indica cultivar Alphonso chromosome 9, CATAS_Mindica_2.1, whole genome shotgun sequence DNA includes these proteins:
- the LOC123226032 gene encoding zinc finger A20 and AN1 domain-containing stress-associated protein 8-like, which produces MDSHDEIGCQTPEGPILCINNCGFFGSAATMNMCSKCHKDMIRKQEQAQFAASSIGNIVNGSTSGTEKEPIVDGNVDIQAGLAKTNIFSIKPSSDLSFGQNMEMKPKEVPNRCASCRKRVGLTGFNCRCGNLFCAVHRYSDKHECPFDYRTAAREAIAKANPVVKSEKLDKI; this is translated from the coding sequence ATGGACTCACATGACGAGATAGGGTGCCAAACTCCTGAAGGTCCCATTCTATGCATTAACAACTGTGGCTTCTTCGGAAGTGCTGCTACCATGAATATGTGCTCCAAGTGCCACAAGGACATGATCCGGAAGCAGGAACAGGCCCAATTTGCAGCATCATCCATTGGGAATATTGTGAATGGCAGCACCAGTGGGACTGAAAAGGAACCCATTGTTGATGGTAATGTGGATATACAAGCTGGACTTGCGAAGACTAATATCTTCTCAATAAAACCATCCAGTGATTTATCCTTTGGACAGAATATGGAGATGAAGCCAAAGGAGGTTCCTAACAGGTGTGCTTCTTGTCGAAAGCGGGTTGGTTTAACTGGGTTCAATTGCAGGTGTGGGAATCTCTTTTGTGCTGTTCACCGATATTCTGACAAGCATGAATGTCCTTTTGATTATCGAACAGCAGCTAGGGAAGCAATTGCTAAAGCCAACCCTGTTGTCAAGTCAGAGAAGCTTGATAAGATCTAG